The DNA region TGCCACCGGCCAGCGCGACCACCGCCGTGCCGCCGCCACCGACGCCCATCGACCGGTCGTCGTCGCAGTCGTCGTCGGAGACCATGTTGCAGCCGGACAGGCTGAGGGCCAGCGCGGTGAGGGCGCCGAGCTGGACGCTGGTCGAGCGGAGCCGGCGCGGGGAGATCTTGTCCACGGTCCTGTTGTAGCTCACCGGTGCACGCCCGGCACGCACACCACCTCGCGCGCTGCCCGAGCTTGTCGTGACCATGGGCGTTACGCTCGCCCCATGCTTCGCTCGGTCATCCTCGCCGCGTCCCGGTCGACCACGATCGAACGGCTGGTCGCCACCACACCGCTGAGCCGTGACGTGGTCCGCCGGTTCGTCGGCGGCACCTCGATCGACGAGGCGTTGACCGCCGGTGCGCAGCTCACCGGCGCCGGCCTGACGATCAGCATCGACCACCTCGGTGAGGACACCACCACCGCGGAGCAGGCCAGCGCGGTGCGCGCGGAGTACCTGGCGCTGCTCGACGCGCTGGACCGGGCCGGTCTGGCCGTCGGCGCCGACGTCAGCGTCAAACTCTCCGCCCTCGGGCAACGTTTCGACGAGCCGGCGGCGACCGAGCACGCCCGGGCCATCTGCGCCGCCGCGACCGGCGTCGACTGCACCGTCACCCTCGACATGGAGGACCACACCACCACCGACTCGACGCTGGACGTGCTGCACACGCTGCGGGCGGAGCATCCGCGGACCGGGGTGGCACTGCAGGCGTACCTGCGGCGGACCGAGGCGGACTGCCGCGACCTGGCCACCGCCGGGTCGCGGGTCCGGCTGTGCAAGGGCGCGTACGCCGAGCCGGAGTCGGTGGCCTACCAGGCCGCGATCGACGTCGACAAGTCCTTCGTCCGCTGCCTCAACATCCTGTTCTCCGGTCCCGGCTACCCGATGGTCGCCACCCATGATCCCCGGCTGATCGCGATCACCGAGGACCGGGCACGCTGGTTCGACCGGACCCCGGAGGAGTTCGAGTTCCAGATGCTGTACGGGGTGCGCCCCGCCGAGCAGACCCGGCTCGCGGCGGAGGGCTACACCGTGCGGGTCTACCTGCCCTACGGCACCGACTGGTACGGCTACCTGATGCGTCGACTCGCCGAGCGCCCGGCGAACGTGGCGTTCCTCGGCCGCGCGCTGCGGTCCCGCGGCTGACCGGGTCGCGGCGTCGGTGGGGCGACCGGCGGCCCCGGGCCAGGTTTCGATCATCGCCGTGGCCGTATCATTCGGCGGGTGACCGACCGGCAGGACCCCGCGCCGACCGATCAACCGACCGCCGATCCGACTGGGAGCGCTCCGGTCGAGGGCGGACCCACTGCCGCCGAGCCCGCCCCGGCGGAACCTGCTGAGCCCGCCCCGGCGGAACCTGCTGAGCCCGCTGGAGCCGAGCCGGTCAAGGTTGCGGCGGCGGCCAGCGGGCCGGGCGTGCCCCGCGAACGACGGTGGTCGGTGTGGCCGGTTCTCGGGGTGGTCGCGACGGTGCTGTTCTGCGCCACGCCGGTGGTCGGGGCGGTGGCGTTGGTCGACCGGCTGCCGACACCGGACCCACCGCAGACGCAACCGCCGGTCGCCGTACCGACCGGCCCCCCGCCCAGCCCGCAGCCCGGTGACCCACCGGAGGCGACCCAGGCGTGGCTGCGTACCCAGATCGGCGCGCTGCTCGACCAGCAGGCCGCCGCGCTGCTCGCCGGGGACGAACGCGGTTTCCTCGCGGTCGCCGCTGCGGGCTCACCGGCCCGCGACGACCTGGCCCGACAGTTCCGCACCCTGCGGGCGATGAAGGTGACCGCCTGGCGTCCCACGATCAGCATGCTGCCCACGGCGTTCGACCCGGACGTGGCCAGCGGCGGACCTACCCCGTCGCCGTCGGTGTCGACCGGGTCGCTGACGCCGACGCCGTCCGGGTCACCGGGGTCGATACCGACGCCGACTCCGTCCGCGACACCGTCGCCGTCGGTGACGCCGTCGCCGTCGCCGACTCCGTCCGTGACCGCGCCCGGCGGGCCCGCGTCGACGGCGGGCA from Solwaraspora sp. WMMD791 includes:
- a CDS encoding proline dehydrogenase family protein: MLRSVILAASRSTTIERLVATTPLSRDVVRRFVGGTSIDEALTAGAQLTGAGLTISIDHLGEDTTTAEQASAVRAEYLALLDALDRAGLAVGADVSVKLSALGQRFDEPAATEHARAICAAATGVDCTVTLDMEDHTTTDSTLDVLHTLRAEHPRTGVALQAYLRRTEADCRDLATAGSRVRLCKGAYAEPESVAYQAAIDVDKSFVRCLNILFSGPGYPMVATHDPRLIAITEDRARWFDRTPEEFEFQMLYGVRPAEQTRLAAEGYTVRVYLPYGTDWYGYLMRRLAERPANVAFLGRALRSRG